One part of the Paenibacillus silvisoli genome encodes these proteins:
- the yabP gene encoding sporulation protein YabP has translation MIEQSKGQKRQEIKMLNRKVLEITGVMNVESFDSEEFLLETELGYLAIRGQNLHMKHLSLEQGLVAIEGYVNSLTYLDGNTGGKSKGLFGKLFK, from the coding sequence ATGATCGAGCAAAGCAAGGGACAGAAGCGCCAGGAAATCAAAATGCTTAACCGCAAGGTCCTTGAGATTACCGGCGTTATGAATGTGGAGAGCTTCGACAGCGAGGAGTTTCTGCTGGAAACGGAGCTTGGCTATCTGGCCATCCGCGGGCAAAATCTGCACATGAAGCATCTCAGCCTGGAGCAGGGACTGGTCGCCATCGAAGGCTATGTCAACTCGCTCACCTATCTGGATGGCAATACGGGCGGCAAGTCGAAGGGCTTGTTTGGGAAGTTGTTTAAGTGA
- the yabQ gene encoding spore cortex biosynthesis protein YabQ: MSLSVQWLTMLSMLLSGIGMGIVFDGYRVVSDELRISRLWIPIFDLLYWIAATLVVFQVLSASNEGEVRAYVFIGLLLGIGCYYWLFSRITMKLVQVLIRTVKAVIRFMIRTFDVLIIRPLLLLYRIGKLFLAFLRAFAIFIFKIVVQLVRPFWLLTAWMTKPIWKPLLRYWERWVNPIIAKWRIPQRIAALRTGASKLWQRLKNRKEEKKDD; the protein is encoded by the coding sequence GTGAGCCTATCCGTTCAGTGGTTGACGATGTTGTCGATGCTGCTCTCTGGGATCGGGATGGGCATCGTATTCGACGGGTACCGCGTCGTGTCGGACGAGCTGCGGATCAGCCGGCTGTGGATTCCGATTTTCGACTTGCTCTACTGGATCGCGGCTACGCTGGTCGTCTTCCAGGTGCTGTCCGCAAGCAATGAAGGCGAAGTACGGGCATACGTGTTCATCGGTCTGCTGCTCGGCATCGGCTGCTACTATTGGCTGTTCAGCCGCATCACGATGAAGCTGGTGCAGGTGCTCATTCGCACCGTCAAAGCCGTCATCCGGTTCATGATCCGGACGTTCGACGTACTCATTATTCGTCCTTTGCTGCTGCTCTATCGAATCGGGAAGCTATTTTTAGCGTTTTTGAGGGCGTTTGCTATTTTCATTTTCAAAATTGTGGTACAATTGGTTCGTCCATTTTGGCTGTTGACTGCTTGGATGACCAAGCCCATTTGGAAGCCGCTGCTTCGCTATTGGGAGCGGTGGGTAAATCCAATTATAGCCAAGTGGCGCATCCCGCAGCGGATCGCGGCACTGCGAACCGGCGCAAGCAAGCTGTGGCAGCGCTTGAAGAACCGCAAGGAAGAGAAGAAAGACGATTGA
- a CDS encoding FtsB family cell division protein, which translates to MATTTAASQSSAAAQPAGSKRRLKIWFVFIVLFMGWALYTLLMQLNRQGQAEAKLASATQKIEEAAKQVEELKLQVARLSDQEYIGQLAAKEQGMVKKGEKRIEVVTQP; encoded by the coding sequence ATGGCGACGACTACAGCAGCTTCCCAGTCATCCGCTGCAGCGCAACCCGCAGGATCGAAGCGCCGGCTGAAGATCTGGTTTGTATTTATCGTTCTGTTCATGGGCTGGGCGTTGTATACGTTGCTCATGCAGCTGAACAGGCAGGGACAAGCCGAAGCGAAGCTGGCGAGCGCGACTCAGAAGATCGAAGAGGCGGCCAAGCAAGTGGAAGAGCTGAAGCTGCAGGTGGCGCGGTTGAGCGATCAGGAATATATCGGCCAACTGGCCGCCAAGGAGCAAGGCATGGTGAAGAAAGGCGAGAAGCGGATCGAGGTTGTCACGCAGCCCTAG
- a CDS encoding S1 domain-containing RNA-binding protein, translated as MAIEVGAKLEGKVTGITHFGAFVDLSGGVTGLVHISEIADNYVKDVKDHLKLEDVVTVKVINVDKDGKIGLSIKQAIDRPEGSVPPQRERSGDRGPGFNRTGGPGGGGDRGPSGGGGGFNRQGGGRPFNKAGGGKPAYGKPSFEDKMSRFLKDSEERMSSLKKNTESKRGGRGAKRV; from the coding sequence ATGGCAATTGAAGTGGGCGCCAAGTTAGAGGGCAAGGTGACAGGCATTACGCATTTCGGAGCATTCGTCGATTTGTCGGGAGGTGTCACAGGGCTAGTTCACATCTCAGAGATTGCCGATAACTACGTCAAAGACGTTAAAGACCATCTGAAACTGGAAGATGTTGTGACAGTCAAGGTCATTAATGTAGACAAAGACGGGAAAATCGGGCTTTCCATCAAACAAGCAATCGACCGGCCAGAAGGCTCCGTGCCTCCTCAGCGCGAACGCAGCGGGGACCGTGGACCAGGTTTTAATCGTACAGGCGGACCGGGCGGCGGCGGCGATCGCGGACCGAGCGGCGGCGGCGGCGGTTTTAATCGTCAAGGCGGCGGACGTCCATTCAATAAAGCCGGCGGCGGCAAGCCAGCATACGGTAAACCGTCCTTCGAGGATAAAATGTCTCGCTTCCTGAAAGATAGCGAAGAGCGCATGTCATCTTTGAAGAAGAACACGGAATCCAAACGCGGCGGCCGCGGTGCCAAACGCGTATAA
- the spoIIE gene encoding stage II sporulation protein E encodes MVEKPKVVMFPGVRKTNFFQNALRKGMERTGLLRLAGMLSSRKWTFALMAVGFLLGRAVILESLTPFAVAYFTVIFFLRRDMLLPVAAAIVGGSWLAVQPEPMWIAMELAVIYLMLRGLEAYERAELSYAPLLVFLSTMLVRLFDAVTANALGWYELMMVGVEASLGFVLTLVFVQAIPVLTLTKKTSALKNEEIICLMIMLASIMTGAVGWTVYGLSVEHILSRFMLLLFALVGGAPLGASVGVVAGLILSLADTNAIVQMSLLAFAGLLAGLLREGGKMAVAFGMLLGSSILSVYVGSQSDVLASTWESVAAATLLMLTPRSMIRMISKYVPGTQEHVKSQHEYAKRVRDVTAQRVSQFSEVFRQLSRSFGQFGGTMDEKEQREAAASHFMNAAAEQTCSTCHKKDLCWEGRFYETYKMMTNMMTTVTEGRRLGPKEVPREWSVHCSRPHQVLGVMQQQYELYQHDQYWRKQLNDSRQLVAEQLSGVSQVMEDLAREIQREGQQLHLQEEQIREALEGLGLSIQGIEIINLEEGNVEIEVYHTFGRGYDECRKIIAPLLSDILGEPIAVVSEKFPEKNGGAAHVVFGTAKAYEVETGIAGLAKGGDLLSGDSFSTVELGNGKFAVAISDGMGNGERAKQESSTALTILQQLLQSGMDEKLAIKSVNSVLLLRSSDEVFATVDVALIDMYSAKTTFMKIGSTPSFIKRGNEVIPISANNLPVGILQDIDIDLIRIQLQPGDTLIMMTDGIYDAPGHAVNKELWMKRVIQEIRTNEPQEIADSLLDTVVRYHKGDIVDDMTVVVARIDKHQPEWATFRWPGTAKVERPRTVS; translated from the coding sequence ATGGTGGAAAAACCGAAAGTTGTAATGTTCCCTGGTGTGCGCAAAACGAACTTCTTCCAAAACGCGCTCAGGAAAGGAATGGAGCGAACCGGACTGCTTCGCTTGGCGGGGATGCTGTCCTCGAGGAAATGGACCTTCGCTTTAATGGCTGTTGGTTTCTTGCTTGGACGAGCTGTCATCCTGGAGTCGCTGACTCCGTTCGCGGTAGCTTATTTTACGGTCATCTTCTTCCTAAGGAGGGACATGCTCCTCCCGGTGGCGGCGGCGATCGTCGGAGGGAGCTGGCTGGCGGTTCAGCCGGAGCCGATGTGGATCGCCATGGAGCTCGCCGTCATCTACTTAATGTTAAGAGGCTTGGAAGCTTACGAGAGGGCGGAGTTGTCCTACGCGCCGCTGCTCGTCTTCCTCTCAACTATGCTGGTCCGGCTGTTCGATGCCGTTACGGCGAACGCGCTTGGCTGGTATGAGCTGATGATGGTCGGCGTGGAAGCTTCGCTCGGTTTCGTCCTGACGCTGGTGTTCGTCCAGGCGATACCGGTGCTGACGCTCACGAAGAAGACGTCGGCGTTGAAGAATGAAGAGATCATCTGCTTGATGATCATGCTGGCTTCGATTATGACCGGAGCCGTCGGATGGACGGTGTACGGCTTGTCCGTCGAGCACATCTTATCGCGCTTCATGCTGCTGCTCTTTGCGCTCGTAGGCGGCGCGCCCCTTGGCGCATCGGTTGGCGTCGTCGCCGGTCTCATCTTAAGTCTCGCGGATACGAACGCGATCGTGCAAATGAGCTTGCTCGCTTTCGCCGGCTTGCTGGCAGGGCTGCTGCGGGAAGGCGGCAAAATGGCCGTAGCCTTCGGCATGCTGCTCGGCTCCTCGATTCTTTCCGTCTATGTCGGCAGCCAGTCGGATGTGCTGGCCTCGACGTGGGAGTCGGTGGCCGCGGCGACGCTGCTCATGTTAACCCCTAGATCAATGATCCGAATGATATCTAAATATGTGCCAGGCACGCAGGAACATGTGAAGTCTCAGCATGAATACGCCAAGCGCGTACGGGATGTCACCGCGCAGCGGGTATCCCAATTCTCGGAGGTGTTTCGCCAGCTGTCCCGAAGCTTCGGCCAGTTCGGCGGCACTATGGACGAGAAGGAGCAGCGAGAAGCGGCAGCCAGCCATTTTATGAATGCGGCCGCGGAGCAGACTTGCAGCACATGCCATAAGAAAGATTTATGTTGGGAGGGAAGATTTTATGAGACGTATAAGATGATGACGAACATGATGACGACGGTAACGGAGGGCCGCCGATTGGGGCCGAAGGAGGTGCCGAGAGAGTGGAGCGTACACTGCAGCAGGCCGCACCAGGTGCTTGGCGTGATGCAGCAGCAATACGAGCTCTATCAGCACGATCAGTACTGGCGGAAGCAGCTGAATGATTCGCGGCAGCTCGTCGCGGAGCAGCTGTCCGGCGTATCTCAGGTCATGGAAGACCTGGCGCGGGAAATCCAGCGGGAAGGACAGCAGCTGCATTTACAGGAAGAACAGATCCGGGAGGCGCTAGAAGGGCTCGGTTTATCCATACAGGGCATCGAAATCATCAATTTGGAGGAGGGGAACGTCGAAATCGAGGTGTATCATACGTTTGGCCGGGGATATGACGAATGTCGCAAAATTATCGCGCCGCTGCTATCCGATATTTTAGGCGAACCGATCGCAGTCGTGTCAGAGAAATTTCCGGAGAAGAACGGAGGCGCTGCGCATGTCGTATTCGGCACGGCCAAGGCGTATGAGGTGGAAACGGGCATCGCCGGCCTCGCCAAAGGAGGCGATTTGCTGTCGGGAGACAGCTTCAGCACGGTGGAGCTCGGCAACGGCAAGTTTGCCGTCGCCATCAGCGATGGGATGGGAAACGGAGAGAGGGCGAAGCAGGAAAGCAGCACCGCATTGACGATTCTGCAGCAGCTGCTGCAGTCCGGCATGGATGAGAAGCTGGCGATAAAATCGGTCAATTCCGTTCTGCTGCTCCGATCCTCGGATGAGGTATTCGCGACCGTCGACGTTGCGCTCATCGACATGTATTCCGCCAAAACCACCTTTATGAAAATCGGATCAACGCCCAGCTTCATTAAGCGAGGGAACGAAGTGATACCGATCTCGGCCAACAATTTGCCGGTAGGGATATTGCAGGACATTGACATAGACCTTATTCGCATTCAGTTGCAGCCGGGTGACACGCTCATTATGATGACCGATGGCATCTATGACGCGCCGGGGCATGCCGTGAACAAGGAGCTGTGGATGAAGCGGGTCATCCAGGAGATCCGCACCAATGAGCCGCAGGAAATCGCCGATTCGCTGCTGGATACAGTCGTCCGGTACCACAAAGGCGACATTGTGGATGATATGACGGTTGTCGTCGCTAGAATCGATAAACATCAGCCCGAGTGGGCTACATTCCGCTGGCCTGGCACTGCCAAGGTTGAGCGACCAAGGACGGTGAGTTGA
- a CDS encoding vWA domain-containing protein yields the protein MKQILLVTDGCSNVGVSPVIAAAQAHAVGITVNVVGVVDQGDIGEFGTTEIEEIARAGGGLSRLSHTRQLSQTVQMLTRKTVVQTIQHAVQRELKSVLGASSIEELPPEKRGEVVRVIDELSETSKLRVALLIDASASMKPKLHAVEEAIRDLALSLQSRQGGSEIAVFHFPGSAYGEDCKLDLDWTNNIGGVHSLFPRLQMRGTTPTGPAILHVIDFYQKADYGNRKNDETDGMMSDYVV from the coding sequence ATGAAGCAGATTCTATTAGTAACGGACGGCTGTTCCAATGTCGGCGTAAGCCCGGTCATAGCGGCCGCGCAGGCGCATGCGGTAGGGATTACGGTGAACGTGGTCGGCGTGGTGGACCAGGGCGATATCGGCGAGTTCGGGACGACCGAGATTGAAGAGATCGCGCGGGCGGGCGGCGGCTTGAGCCGGCTGTCGCATACCCGGCAGCTGTCGCAGACGGTTCAGATGCTGACGCGCAAAACGGTCGTGCAGACGATTCAGCATGCCGTTCAGCGCGAGCTGAAGTCGGTGCTCGGCGCCTCGTCCATCGAGGAGCTGCCGCCGGAGAAGCGGGGCGAAGTCGTGCGCGTCATCGACGAGCTGAGCGAAACGAGCAAGCTGCGCGTCGCGCTGCTGATCGATGCGAGCGCGAGCATGAAGCCGAAGCTGCACGCCGTGGAGGAAGCGATTCGCGACTTGGCGCTCAGCCTGCAGTCGAGGCAGGGCGGCAGCGAGATTGCGGTGTTCCATTTCCCGGGCTCCGCTTACGGGGAAGATTGCAAGCTCGACCTCGACTGGACGAACAATATAGGCGGCGTCCATTCCTTGTTCCCGCGGCTTCAGATGCGGGGGACGACGCCGACCGGTCCGGCGATCCTGCATGTCATTGATTTTTATCAGAAAGCCGATTATGGTAATAGGAAGAATGATGAAACGGACGGGATGATGAGTGACTACGTCGTTTGA
- a CDS encoding serine/threonine protein kinase, with amino-acid sequence MTTSFEWTLPRGTVIRGKWKQGSYRVERLLGEGANGKVFLVERERERMLYALKIGLDTVDLQSEVNVLQSIAKQKQKRGVGKSSLFLIDVDDFRAADGKEHPFYVMRYIKGLTLADYLARSGKEWFPVVGFNLLGKLAELHEAGWAFGDLKVENVLVGDYGRPELVDYGGATAFGKGVRQFTEIYDRGYWNAGKRTADAAYDLFSFAVLCLQLHESRRLAQLSAGLLPQTRTPDELAKLAATSTALKPLSGWLRKALYGEFANAREAAVAWQQWMHRAGAVTASPPAPRWMKGLFAVSAAVLATTIYWLLRSTP; translated from the coding sequence GTGACTACGTCGTTTGAATGGACGCTCCCGCGCGGTACGGTAATTCGCGGCAAGTGGAAGCAGGGCAGCTACCGCGTGGAACGTCTGCTCGGCGAAGGCGCCAACGGGAAAGTATTTCTTGTCGAACGCGAACGGGAGCGGATGCTCTACGCGCTGAAGATCGGATTGGACACGGTGGATCTGCAGTCGGAGGTCAATGTGCTGCAAAGCATCGCGAAACAGAAACAGAAACGGGGCGTCGGCAAGTCGAGCCTGTTTCTGATCGACGTCGATGACTTCCGCGCAGCGGACGGCAAGGAGCATCCGTTCTATGTCATGCGCTATATTAAGGGACTGACGCTCGCGGACTACTTGGCGCGCAGCGGCAAGGAATGGTTCCCCGTTGTCGGCTTCAACCTGCTCGGCAAGCTGGCGGAGCTTCACGAAGCGGGCTGGGCCTTCGGCGATCTGAAGGTCGAGAACGTCCTCGTCGGCGACTACGGCCGTCCGGAGCTCGTCGATTACGGCGGGGCCACGGCGTTCGGCAAAGGCGTACGGCAGTTTACGGAAATCTACGACCGCGGCTATTGGAACGCGGGCAAGCGCACCGCGGATGCGGCGTACGATCTGTTCTCGTTCGCCGTGCTCTGCCTGCAGCTGCATGAGAGCCGCAGGCTGGCGCAGCTGTCGGCCGGGCTGCTGCCGCAGACGCGCACGCCAGACGAGCTCGCGAAGCTCGCGGCGACCAGCACGGCGCTGAAGCCGCTCAGCGGCTGGCTGCGCAAGGCGCTCTACGGCGAGTTCGCGAACGCCCGAGAAGCGGCCGTCGCCTGGCAGCAGTGGATGCACCGTGCCGGTGCCGTCACGGCTTCGCCGCCGGCGCCCCGCTGGATGAAGGGGCTGTTCGCCGTATCGGCGGCCGTGCTGGCCACGACGATTTACTGGCTGCTGCGCAGCACGCCTTAA
- the tilS gene encoding tRNA lysidine(34) synthetase TilS — protein sequence MRNVEERLSGLSLLAREERLWLPGETVVVAVSGGPDSMALLHMLHRLPEEERLHLVAAHVDHGFRGEESAREAESVRQYAAQLGIPCQTAHFDLPAYIEETGMNAQAAAREKRYSFLHQVAHAYGAARIALAHHADDQAETVLMRIVRGTGPAGLAGIPIRRIEKNVELIRPLLRTYKADILRYCDQWAIPFSQDSSNGKTYYFRNAVRLDVLPYLASFNPQLSPSLVRLAELAAAEDDWLEQETRAVFKRNIAPHGEGCQLTRKALLGLHVALQRRLIKLILSYVGLETETTSFERVETIRLAAADGAPATWSFDVGSGVRFLREYDQLVFIRASDGRTVHERAGYAYAVERGTVCLALPEAEAELSLAEMAKKESFRPASRYEALFDADELAYPLTIRNRKPGDRMQVLGLNGTKKVQDMFVDERIAPSRRETVPIVVDANGHVLWIPGIRRSSHAQVKDSTSRVVSMLMNARPSADTLNNLE from the coding sequence ATGAGGAACGTGGAGGAACGGCTGAGCGGGCTGTCTTTGCTGGCCCGGGAGGAACGGCTATGGCTGCCGGGAGAAACGGTGGTCGTCGCGGTGTCCGGAGGGCCGGATTCCATGGCTTTGCTTCATATGCTTCACCGGCTGCCCGAGGAAGAACGGCTCCATCTGGTGGCCGCCCATGTGGACCATGGCTTCCGCGGCGAGGAATCGGCGCGGGAGGCCGAGTCCGTACGGCAATATGCGGCACAGCTCGGCATCCCATGCCAAACGGCGCATTTCGATTTACCTGCTTATATAGAAGAAACAGGAATGAACGCACAGGCGGCCGCCCGCGAGAAACGGTATTCGTTCTTGCATCAGGTCGCCCATGCATACGGCGCGGCGCGGATCGCGCTCGCCCATCACGCCGACGACCAGGCCGAGACGGTTCTGATGCGAATCGTGCGCGGCACGGGGCCCGCAGGACTTGCGGGCATCCCAATTCGGCGAATCGAAAAAAACGTGGAACTTATTCGGCCTCTTTTGCGTACATACAAGGCAGACATCCTGCGCTACTGTGATCAATGGGCGATTCCGTTCAGTCAAGACAGCAGCAATGGGAAGACGTATTATTTTCGCAACGCGGTCCGCTTGGACGTTCTGCCTTACTTGGCGTCGTTTAACCCGCAGCTGTCCCCGTCGCTTGTCCGATTGGCGGAGCTTGCGGCGGCTGAAGACGATTGGCTGGAGCAGGAGACAAGGGCGGTCTTCAAGAGAAATATCGCGCCTCACGGCGAAGGATGCCAATTGACCCGCAAAGCGCTGCTTGGCCTGCATGTCGCTTTACAAAGGAGATTGATTAAACTAATATTGAGTTATGTTGGCTTGGAAACGGAAACCACTTCCTTCGAACGCGTTGAAACGATTAGGCTTGCCGCCGCTGACGGCGCACCCGCGACGTGGAGCTTCGATGTGGGCAGCGGTGTTCGATTTCTGCGTGAGTACGACCAATTAGTGTTTATCCGCGCTAGTGACGGAAGAACGGTTCATGAACGCGCCGGATACGCCTATGCAGTGGAGAGAGGTACGGTATGCTTGGCATTGCCCGAAGCGGAAGCTGAATTATCGCTTGCGGAAATGGCCAAGAAGGAGTCGTTCAGACCGGCCAGCCGGTATGAGGCGCTGTTTGACGCCGACGAGCTCGCATACCCGCTCACGATCCGAAATCGTAAGCCCGGTGACCGGATGCAAGTGCTTGGTTTAAATGGTACCAAAAAGGTACAAGATATGTTCGTTGATGAACGCATTGCACCCTCTCGAAGGGAGACGGTGCCAATCGTTGTCGACGCCAATGGACATGTGCTTTGGATCCCCGGCATTCGACGGTCAAGCCATGCTCAAGTAAAGGACTCGACAAGCCGTGTCGTCAGCATGCTGATGAACGCGAGGCCGAGCGCCGATACTTTGAACAACCTTGAATAA
- the hpt gene encoding hypoxanthine phosphoribosyltransferase yields MLNDIQEVLYDADQIQQKVQELGETISREFEGRNPLVICVLKGAFIFMADLVKTINIPLEIDFMAVSSYGASTKTSGVVKIIKDLDTSVDGRDVLIVEDIIDSGLTLSYLIDVLERRNAKSITLVTLFDKPTGRKVELEADYKGFVLPDAFVVGYGLDYAEQYRNLPIIGILKPEVYEK; encoded by the coding sequence TTGCTGAACGACATTCAAGAAGTACTTTACGACGCAGACCAAATTCAGCAGAAAGTGCAGGAGCTGGGCGAAACCATCAGCCGTGAGTTTGAGGGACGCAATCCGCTCGTTATCTGCGTGCTTAAAGGCGCGTTTATTTTCATGGCTGATCTGGTCAAGACCATTAACATTCCGCTTGAGATCGACTTTATGGCGGTATCCAGCTATGGCGCCTCGACCAAGACAAGCGGCGTCGTGAAAATCATTAAGGACCTGGACACATCGGTGGATGGCCGCGACGTGCTCATTGTCGAGGATATTATCGACAGCGGGCTGACGCTCAGCTACCTCATCGACGTGCTGGAGCGCCGCAACGCCAAGTCCATCACGCTTGTGACGCTGTTTGACAAGCCGACAGGCCGCAAGGTGGAGTTGGAAGCGGACTATAAAGGATTTGTACTGCCGGACGCGTTCGTCGTCGGGTACGGGCTTGATTATGCGGAGCAATACCGCAACCTGCCGATCATCGGCATTTTGAAGCCCGAGGTTTACGAGAAGTAA